From the genome of Methylocystis echinoides:
TCGCCAGCACCTTCATGCCGGTGAGCGGCTTGCCGCCGGCCTCATAGTCCGAGAAGCGATCGGGCTCGAACGGAGTTTTCTTGCTCATGACCAGGCTCATCGTCGGACCTCACGGCGAAATGAACACGTCCTTCACCTCGACCGCGGCGCCGTCGCCGGCGTCGGTCACGGTGAAGAGGACAGGGGCCTGTCCCTTGGCGGCGGCCGGGCCGTGGGTCGAGAGGAGAACGCGCGCTTCGCGGGTTTGATCCGGCCCGACGTCGATCACGACGTTGCCCCTGGCGTCCGGAGCCACGCCGACAACCTCCGTCTGCGCCCCGGCGACGCCAGAGACGGCGAGCGTGAACCGCCGAAATTCAGGCTTCTTATTGGAAAAGCGCAGCGTATAGCCGTTGCGCACGCCGCCGTCTTTGAGCCGCACCGCAAGGGGGTTGCGATCATGCAGCACGCTGACGTGCATGTCGCCGCGCGTGACGAGCGTCGCCGACATGAAGCCGCCGATCGCCAAAATGAGCACGGCGTAGAAAAGGGTGCGCACGCGCAGCGGCTTGAAGACCGGCTGCTCGCCGCATCCGCGCCGCTTGAGGTTCATTTCCGTGTCATAGCCGATAAGCCGCGGCGCGCGATGGATCTTCTCCATGATGGCGTCGCAGGCGTCGATGCAAAGGCCGCACTGGATGCAGCCGAGCTGGGCGCCCTTGCGAATATCGACGCCCGTCGGACAGACCGCGACGCATTGCCCGCAATCGACGCAATCGCCTGAAGGCGCGCCAGCGGCGCGCGCGGCAGTCGCCTGTTTCAGCGACATGCGCGGCTCGCCACGGTCATAGCGATAGGTGACGTTCAGCGCATATTCGTCGGTGAGCGCGGCCTGAATGCGCGGCCAGGGACAGGCGTGCAGGCAGAGCTTCTCGCGCATCCAGCCGGCGAAGATATAGGTCGTGAAGGTGAGGATGCCGATCCACAGATAGGCTTCGCCGGCGCCCGGCTGGAAGGTCGCGAGTCGATAGACGAGCGACGGGGCGTCGGCGAAATAGAGCACCCAGGCGCCGCCCGTCCACCAGGCGATGAGCAGCCAGACGAAATGCTTCGAGATTTTCTTACGGACTTTGTCGACGGTAAGCGGACCATTGTCGAGCTTCATGCGGTCGCGGGCGTCGCCTTCGATCCATCGCTCCGTCGTCATATAGAAATCGGTCCACACCGTCTGCGGACACATATAGCCGCACCAGATGCGGCCGGCGACGGCGTTCATGAGAAACAATGTCAGCGCCGCAAGGATGAGCAGCCCGGTGACGTAATAGACTTCCTGCGGCCAGATCTCGATGAAGAAGAAATAAAAGCGCCGATGCGGCAAGTCGACCAGCACCGCCTGGCTGGGCGCATTCGGGCCGCGGTCCCAGCGCACGAAAGGCAGAAAATAGTAGATCGCCAGCGTCGCGAATTGAATGCCCCATTTGATCCGGCGGAAATGTCCGTCGACCTTCTTGGGATAGATGCGATGCGCCGCTTCGACGAGGGGTTCGTCCAAGAGCGAGTGCTGTGTGTCTGCGCTGGACATTGTCTTCTACTGTTCCTTAGCTCCCCCACCCCAACCCTCCCCCGCGTCGCGGGAGAGGGAGTCCATGCGGGCCTTTATCCAGAGCGCTCATCGCGCCGACGGGCAGGGAGGGGCCTCATGGCCGCCCCCTACTGCCCGCCGCCGAGCGAGTGCACATAGACGGCAAGCGCCTTGATTGTCGTGTCGTCGAGCCTGTCCTTCCAGGCCGGCATCACGGCGCCGCCGCCATTGGCGATACGGGCGACGACGGACGGCTTGTCGGAGCCGTAGAGCCACACCTGGTCATAAAGCGCCGGCGCCCCGAGCTCCGGATTGCCCTTGCCTTCGACGCCATGGCAGGCGGCGCAATTCTCGGCGTAAAGCTTCTCGCCTTCCGCCGTCGGCGCGTCCGAATCCGGCGTCTCCGCATAGGTGCGCACATGGTCGGCGACGACGGAGATCTGCTCCGGCGTCAGAAGCCCGTCGCGGCCGAAGGCCGGCATGGCGGAGGCGCGCGTCGCCTTGTCGGCGTCCCAGCGCACGCCATGCTCGATCGTCTGCTGGATGTCGGAGAGCTTGCCGCCCCAGATCCAGTCGTCGTCGTTCAAATTGGCGTAGCCCTTGGCGCCCTGCCCGCCGGCGCCATGGCAGGAGGCGCAATTGGCGGCGAAAGCCACCTTGCCGACAGTGCGCGCCGCGGCGAGCAGGTCGGGGTCGGACTCGATCTTGTCGAGCGGCGCGTCCTTGATCTTGTCGAGCACGGGGCCGCGCAGAGTCTGCAGATCGGCGACCTCTGCCGCAACCTGATCGCGCGAATGCCACGCGGTGACGCCCTGCGTGCCGCCGGAGAACGTCGGCCAGGCGGGATAGACGATCGTGTAGCCGACGCCCCAGACGATGGTGATCCAGAAGGTCCACACCCACCAGCGCGGCAGCGGCGTGTTCAATTCCTCGATGCCGTCCCACTCGTGGCCGGTCGTCGGCGTGCCGCTGACTTCGTCGATTTTAATCTTGCCTTTGTCAAACGTGTCCTCAGACATCGTCGTCCTCCCGAAGGGGAATTTGGGCGTCTTGCTCGAACTGCTTCCGCCGCGAGGGCCAGAAGGCGTAAGCGACGACGCCGAGAAAAATGAAGCCGAAGAAGATCAGGCCCCAGGAGGCTGCGAGCGCGCGCAGATACTCATAGGTCGATAAGGCTTCGGCCGCTGAGGCGTTCATGGGATCACCTGATGTTGGCCTTGTCTTCGTAGAGCTTGAAATCCACGGAGACGCCGAGGTGTTGCAGATAGGCGATGAGCGCGTCCTCTTCGGTCACGCCGCCCTTGGCGGGTGAATCGTTCAGGACGGCGTTCGGATAGCGCTTCTGCATCTCGGCCGCCGCCGCCGAGTCGGCGCCGTTCTGCGCCAGAAGATCGGCCTGCGCGTTCTCGATCTGCTCGTCGCTGTAGGGAACTCCCACGACGCGCAGGAGCCGCATCTGCTCGGCGAGATGCTCGGCCTTGAGCGGCGCCGAGGCCAGGAACGGATAGCCCGGCATGATCGAGGACGGCACAACCGACTGCGGGCTGCGCATATGATCGCGCTGCCAGTCGTTGGAATATTTGCCGCCGACGCGCGCAAGGTCCGGGCCGTTGCGCTTCGAGCCCCATTGGAACGGGTGGTCATACATGCTTTCGGCCGCGAGCGAATAATGGCCGTAGCGCTCGACCTCGTCGCGCAGCGGGCGGATCATCTGCGAATGGCAGGTGTAGCAGCCCTCGCGGACATAGATGTTGCGGCCCGCAAGCTCGAGCGGCGTGTAGGGACGAACGCCCTCGACCTTCTCAATCGTGTTCTTCAGGTAGAAGAGCGGCACGATTTCGACGATGCCCCCGACCGACACGAGCAGCAGAATGCCGACGATGAGCAGGATCGAATTGGTTTCGAGGATTTTTTGGAACCCGCCGCCGGCGGGCGCGTGTTGAGAGGATTGCGACATGGTTTCCTATCCTCACTCGGCAGGCAGGGGCGACGGGGCGAGCGCGCTTTCCGCGGCTGGCGAGGCGAGCGTCCGGTAGATGTTGTAGACCATGATCAGCGCGCCGATCACGAACAGCCCGCCGCCGATGGCGCGGATCACATATTCGGGATGCAGCGCCTCCGTGGTCTCGACGAAGGAATATTCGAGGAAGCCTTGCGGGGTGTAGGCGCGCCACATCAGACCCTGCATGATGCCCGCGACCCACATCGACGTGATGTAGAAGACGATGCCGATCGTCGAAATCCAGAAGTGCCAGTTGACGAGCTTCAGCGAATAGAGCTGCCGGTTCCAGATCCAGGGAATGAGGCAGTAGAGCGCACCGAAGGACACGAAGGCCACCCAGCCGAGACTGCCGGAATGCACGTGGCCGATGCCCCAGTCGGTGTAATGCGACAGAGCGTTCACCGCCTTCACCGACAGGAGCGGACCCTCGAAGGTCGACATGCCGTAGAAGGCGACCGAGACGACCAGCATGCGCAGCACGGGATCGGTGCGCAGCTTGTCCCATGCGCCGGAGAGCGTCATCAGGCCGTTGATCATGCCGCCCCAGGAGGGCATCCACAGTACGACCGAGAACACCATGCCGAGGGTCTGCGCCCAATCGGGCAGCGCCGTATAGAGCAAGTGGTGCGGGCCGGCCCAGATATAGAGGAAGATCAGCGACCAGAAATGCACGATCGACAGTCGGTAGGAGTAGATGGGCCGCCCGGTGCGCTTGGGGATGAAGTAATACATGATGCCGAGAAAGCCGGTGGTGAGGAAGAAGCCCACGGCGTTATGGCCGTACCACCACTGGATCAAGGCGTCCTGCACGCCGGCCCAGACGATGACCGACTGAGGCGAGAAGATCGACACCGGGATCTCGGCGTTGTTGCCGAGCACCAGCACGGCGACCGTCACCACGAAGGACAGGTAGAACCAGTTCGCCACGTAGATATGTGGCTCCTGACGC
Proteins encoded in this window:
- the ccoO gene encoding cytochrome-c oxidase, cbb3-type subunit II, whose product is MSQSSQHAPAGGGFQKILETNSILLIVGILLLVSVGGIVEIVPLFYLKNTIEKVEGVRPYTPLELAGRNIYVREGCYTCHSQMIRPLRDEVERYGHYSLAAESMYDHPFQWGSKRNGPDLARVGGKYSNDWQRDHMRSPQSVVPSSIMPGYPFLASAPLKAEHLAEQMRLLRVVGVPYSDEQIENAQADLLAQNGADSAAAAEMQKRYPNAVLNDSPAKGGVTEEDALIAYLQHLGVSVDFKLYEDKANIR
- the ccoG gene encoding cytochrome c oxidase accessory protein CcoG — its product is MSSADTQHSLLDEPLVEAAHRIYPKKVDGHFRRIKWGIQFATLAIYYFLPFVRWDRGPNAPSQAVLVDLPHRRFYFFFIEIWPQEVYYVTGLLILAALTLFLMNAVAGRIWCGYMCPQTVWTDFYMTTERWIEGDARDRMKLDNGPLTVDKVRKKISKHFVWLLIAWWTGGAWVLYFADAPSLVYRLATFQPGAGEAYLWIGILTFTTYIFAGWMREKLCLHACPWPRIQAALTDEYALNVTYRYDRGEPRMSLKQATAARAAGAPSGDCVDCGQCVAVCPTGVDIRKGAQLGCIQCGLCIDACDAIMEKIHRAPRLIGYDTEMNLKRRGCGEQPVFKPLRVRTLFYAVLILAIGGFMSATLVTRGDMHVSVLHDRNPLAVRLKDGGVRNGYTLRFSNKKPEFRRFTLAVSGVAGAQTEVVGVAPDARGNVVIDVGPDQTREARVLLSTHGPAAAKGQAPVLFTVTDAGDGAAVEVKDVFISP
- a CDS encoding cbb3-type cytochrome c oxidase subunit 3, which translates into the protein MNASAAEALSTYEYLRALAASWGLIFFGFIFLGVVAYAFWPSRRKQFEQDAQIPLREDDDV
- the ccoN gene encoding cytochrome-c oxidase, cbb3-type subunit I translates to MERPPLIAKQMTFSEKSLSAIFVALALATGYIATKAYTPAFAFHAALFSLGSIGAVVAILLRYHARGPQLPPLTIDGRPNYNYGPIKFASIASLFWGVAGFIVGLYLALELAYPAFNLDLPWINFGRLRPLHTSAVIFAFGGNVLLATSFYVMQRTSRARIAGDLAPWFVILGYNFFIVIAGTGYLLGVTRGHEYAEPEWYAILWLVVVWVTYLLVYLFTLARRQEPHIYVANWFYLSFVVTVAVLVLGNNAEIPVSIFSPQSVIVWAGVQDALIQWWYGHNAVGFFLTTGFLGIMYYFIPKRTGRPIYSYRLSIVHFWSLIFLYIWAGPHHLLYTALPDWAQTLGMVFSVVLWMPSWGGMINGLMTLSGAWDKLRTDPVLRMLVVSVAFYGMSTFEGPLLSVKAVNALSHYTDWGIGHVHSGSLGWVAFVSFGALYCLIPWIWNRQLYSLKLVNWHFWISTIGIVFYITSMWVAGIMQGLMWRAYTPQGFLEYSFVETTEALHPEYVIRAIGGGLFVIGALIMVYNIYRTLASPAAESALAPSPLPAE
- the ccoP gene encoding cytochrome-c oxidase, cbb3-type subunit III, producing the protein MSEDTFDKGKIKIDEVSGTPTTGHEWDGIEELNTPLPRWWVWTFWITIVWGVGYTIVYPAWPTFSGGTQGVTAWHSRDQVAAEVADLQTLRGPVLDKIKDAPLDKIESDPDLLAAARTVGKVAFAANCASCHGAGGQGAKGYANLNDDDWIWGGKLSDIQQTIEHGVRWDADKATRASAMPAFGRDGLLTPEQISVVADHVRTYAETPDSDAPTAEGEKLYAENCAACHGVEGKGNPELGAPALYDQVWLYGSDKPSVVARIANGGGAVMPAWKDRLDDTTIKALAVYVHSLGGGQ